The DNA region GCCAAGAACGCCACCGAAGCGGCGGCGGGCAAGGCGGAAGCCTTCGCCCTGTTGAAGGACGCCCGGAACGACTTCGAGAAGCGCTGGAACATCCTCCTCAACGGCGACGAGAGCACGGGGCTGCCGCCTGCTCCCGAAGGCGTCAAGGCCGAGATGGATGCGGTGCAGGCCGACTGGAACAGCCTGCGCCAGAACTCCGACGCCATCCTCGCCAGCGAGCAGACCGTTCTGTCCCTGCACCAGGTAGCCGCCACCCTGGCGGAAACCATTCCGCAGCTGCAGGTCGAGTACGAGGAAGTGGTCGACATCCTGCTGGAAAGCGGCGCGCCCGCCGACCAGGTCTCGGTCGCCCAGCGTCAGTCGCTGCTGGCCGAACGTATCCTCGGCTCGGTGAACAAGGTGCTTGCCGGTGACGAAGACTCCGTCCAGGCCGCCGACATGTTCGGCCGCGACGCCAGCCTCTTCGGTCGCGTACTGAACGCGATGCTGGAAGGCAACGCGGCGATGGAAATCTCCAAGGTGACCGACAACGAGGCCTTGGAGCGTCTGCAGGAAATTTCCGAGCTGTTCGAGTTCGTCTCCGGCTCCGTGGACGAAATCCTCGAAACCTCGCCCGAACTGTTCCAGGTCCGTGAATCCGCCAACACCATCTTCACCGGCTCGCAGACCCTGCTGGACAAGGCTTCCACCCTGGCCGGCGGCTTCGAGAAGCAGGCCGAAGGCCGTAGCTTCAACTCCCTCGCCGGTTACGTGCTGGGCGCCCTGGCCCTCGGCTCGATCATCCTGATCGGCCTGGTCATGGTTCAGACCACCCGCAGCCGACTGGCCGAGACCGCCGAGAAGAACGAACGCAACCAGGCGGCGATTCTGAGACTGCTCGACGAAATCGCCGACCTCGCGGACGGTGACCTGACGGTTGCCGCGACCGTGACCGAGGACTTCACCGGTGCGATCGCGGACTCGATCAACTACTCGATCGACCAGCTCCGCGACCTCGTGGAGACCATCAACCTGACCGCCGTGCAGGTAGCGGCGGCGGCCCAGGAAACCCAGGCCACCGCGATGCACCTCGCCGAAGCGTCCGAGCACCAGGCGCAGGAAATCGCCGGCGCCTCCGCGGCGATCAACGAGATGGCGGTGTCCATTGACCAGGTATCGGCGAACGCCTCGGAATCCTCTGCGGTAGCGGAACGTTCCGTAGCCATCGCCAACAAGGGCAACGAAGTGGTGCATAACACCATCACCGGCATGGATAACATCCGTGAGCAGATCCAGGACACCTCGAAGCGGATCAAACGCCTCGGTGAATCGTCCCAGGAGATCGGTGACATCGTTAGCCTGATCAACGACATTGCCGACCAGACCAACATCCTCGCACTGAACGCCGCGATCCAGGCGTCCATGGCCGGTGATGCGGGCCGCGGCTTCGCCGTGGTAGCGGACGAGGTACAGCGACTCGCGGAACGTTCCTCCGCCGCGACCAAGCAGATCGAGGCCCTGGTAAAGACCATTCAGACCGACACCAACGAAGCGGTTATCTCCATGGAGCAGACCACTTCCGAAGTGGTCCGTGGTGCTCGCCTGGCGCAGGACGCCGGTGTGGCACTGGAAGAGATCGAGAAGGTATCCAAGACCCTCGCGGCCCTTATCCAGAACATCTCCAACGCCGCTCGTCAGCAAGCCTCCTCGGCGGGCCATATCTCCAACACCATGAACGTGATCCAGGAGATCACCTCGCAGACCTCCGCAGGTACCACTGCTACCGCCAAGAGCATTGGTAACCTGGCCAAGATGGCCAGCGAGATGCGCAAATCGGTATCCGGCTTCAACCTGCCGGACGCTCCGGAACAGGCCTGACCAAGGGAGGTGCCGCGGCTTGAAGCCGCGGCGCAGCGGCCATGAGCGAGAGGCACGACAGCATGCAGCCAAGCGGCGTGTGGGCCTTGAAACCCCTGGCCGACATGACGCCCGCGCAGTTCCACGACTGGCAATCGCTGCTCGAGGAACGCACGGGCGTGGTGATCAACGAACAGCGTCGCTCCTTCCTGCAGACCAATCTCACTGCACGGATGCGCGAGCTGGGCATGGATGACTACAGCAGCTACTACCGGCAGGTCACCGATGGCCCGCGTGGTGCTGTCGAGTGGTCGACCCTGCTGGATCGCCTCACCGTTCAGGAAACCCGGTTCTTTCGCCACCGCCCCTCCTTCGACCTGCTCGACGCCTACCTGCGTGAGCGGGTCGCTGCGGGCCTGGAAAACCCGCTGGCGCTCTGGAGCGTCGGCTGTTCCAGCGGCGAGGAGCCCTATTCGCTGGCGATTGCCGCCGCCGAAGCGCTGCAGGGCAGCGACCGGCCGGAATTCTTCGGTGTGACCGGTACCGACATCAGCCTCAGCGCCCTCAACAAGGCGAGGCAGGGTGTCTTCGCCGCACGCCGCCTGGAACAGCTGGACGCTGACCAGGCCGAACGTTATTTCCAGGTCATGGACGATGGCCGCTTGAAAGTTGTTGAGAGCCTGGCCGCGCGCGTTTGCTGCGCCCGGCTCAATGTGCTGGAACTGGCGAAGGCGCCAATGTCCGGCATGGACGTAATCTTCTGTCAGAACCTGTTGATCTATTTTCGCCGCTGGCGTCGCCGTGAAATCCTCAATCGCCTGGCCGAGCGCCTGGCGCCGGGGGGCCTGATGGTGGTGGGCGTGGGCGAAGTAGTGGGTTGGCATCACCCGGACCTGGTTCCGGTCGCCGACGATCAGGTTCTGGCATTCACCCGGAAGGGATAGCAGACGGCTATGAGTGATCGGCACGATTATGTCGCCCTTGAGTGGGTCAAGGGCGAGATCGCGGAAACCCTGAAGCAGGCGCGACAGGCTCTGGAGGCGTTCGTCGAGAACACCCAGGATCCGACGCGCATGCGTTTCTGCCTGACCTACGTGCACCAGGTCCACGGCACCCTGCAGATGGTCGAGTTCTACGGCGCGGCCCTGCTCGCCGAGGAAATGGAGCAGCTCGCCCAGGCGCTGATGGAAGGCCGCGTGACCAACCAGGGCGAAGCCCTGGAAGTGCTGATGCAGGCCATCCTGCAACTGCCGGTCTACCTCGACCGCATCCAGAGCGCGCGCCGCGACCTGCCCATGGTGGTGCTGCCGCTGCTCAACGACCTGCGCGCCGCGCGCGGCGAGAAGCTGCTGTCGGAAACCAGCCTGTTCTCCCCGGACCTCTCCGGTCGCCTGCCCGCGCTGTCCATGGACGCCCTGGCGCAGATGCGCACCGCCGAGCTGCCGGTGCTGCTGCGCAAGCTGCGGCAGATGCTGCAGCTGGCCCTGGTCGGGATCATCCGCAACCAGGACCTGGCCACCAACCTCGGCTACATGGCGCGTGTCTTCGCCCGCCTCGAGTCCCTGTGCAAGGAGGCCCCGCTCGGCCCGCTCTGGCCCATCGCCTCCGGCATGGTCGAAGGCCTGGCCAACGGCAGCGTGGTGAACGGCACCTCCGTGCGCACCCTGCTGCGGCAGATCGACAAGGAACTCAAGCGCCTGCTCGACCAGGGCGCCGACGGCATCAACCAGCCGGCTCCCGAGGAGCTGGTGAAGAACCTGCTGTTCTACATCGCCAAGGCCCCTGCGCAGTCGCCGCGCATCCGCGCGCTGAAGGAGCAGTACCGCCTCGACGAAGCGCTGCCCGACACCGACGTGGTGGACGAGGAGCGTGCACGGCTCGCCGGCCCCGACCGCGATGCCATGCGCTCCGTCGTCGCCGCCCTGTGCGAGGAACTGGTGCGGGTCAAGGACAGCCTGGACATCTTCGTGCGCAGCGACCGTCGCGGCGTCACCGAGCTGGATGGCCTGCTGGCCCCGCTCAAGCAGATCGCCGATACCCTCGCCGTGCTCGGCTTCGGCCAGCCGCGCCGGGTGATCCTCGACCAGATCGACGTGGTCCACAGCCTCTCCCTCGGCCAGCGCGAGCCCAATGACGCCGTCCTCATGGACGTCGCCGGCGCGCTGCTGTACGTCGAAGCCACGCTCAACGGCATGGTCGGCCCGGCCGATGATGGCCGCGCCGAAGAAAGCCACCTGCCCACCACCGACGTGGCGCAGATCCACCAGTTGGTGATCAAGGAAGCGCGCAA from Pseudomonas tohonis includes:
- a CDS encoding CheR family methyltransferase codes for the protein MQPSGVWALKPLADMTPAQFHDWQSLLEERTGVVINEQRRSFLQTNLTARMRELGMDDYSSYYRQVTDGPRGAVEWSTLLDRLTVQETRFFRHRPSFDLLDAYLRERVAAGLENPLALWSVGCSSGEEPYSLAIAAAEALQGSDRPEFFGVTGTDISLSALNKARQGVFAARRLEQLDADQAERYFQVMDDGRLKVVESLAARVCCARLNVLELAKAPMSGMDVIFCQNLLIYFRRWRRREILNRLAERLAPGGLMVVGVGEVVGWHHPDLVPVADDQVLAFTRKG
- a CDS encoding methyl-accepting chemotaxis protein is translated as MKKLNAGNLLAGTRSSTLIAGLFVVLIVSIVLLFANFAYLNTQANYDKEYLGHSGELRVLSQRIAKNATEAAAGKAEAFALLKDARNDFEKRWNILLNGDESTGLPPAPEGVKAEMDAVQADWNSLRQNSDAILASEQTVLSLHQVAATLAETIPQLQVEYEEVVDILLESGAPADQVSVAQRQSLLAERILGSVNKVLAGDEDSVQAADMFGRDASLFGRVLNAMLEGNAAMEISKVTDNEALERLQEISELFEFVSGSVDEILETSPELFQVRESANTIFTGSQTLLDKASTLAGGFEKQAEGRSFNSLAGYVLGALALGSIILIGLVMVQTTRSRLAETAEKNERNQAAILRLLDEIADLADGDLTVAATVTEDFTGAIADSINYSIDQLRDLVETINLTAVQVAAAAQETQATAMHLAEASEHQAQEIAGASAAINEMAVSIDQVSANASESSAVAERSVAIANKGNEVVHNTITGMDNIREQIQDTSKRIKRLGESSQEIGDIVSLINDIADQTNILALNAAIQASMAGDAGRGFAVVADEVQRLAERSSAATKQIEALVKTIQTDTNEAVISMEQTTSEVVRGARLAQDAGVALEEIEKVSKTLAALIQNISNAARQQASSAGHISNTMNVIQEITSQTSAGTTATAKSIGNLAKMASEMRKSVSGFNLPDAPEQA